A section of the Oryza sativa Japonica Group chromosome 1, ASM3414082v1 genome encodes:
- the LOC9269094 gene encoding tyrosine--tRNA ligase 1, cytoplasmic: MIARAFGLVGKAWKRTPASTPPRRRSDLPALLRRLHSRSAQPEIFREERPHLQNNSGGAPPRLDLISEQNWSKQCYNVNTMTSADSAVDSIRDTVEGSFDQRFATLKSIGEDRVKDSELELLLKKKSAPVCYVWCDPTPFMRISQGIITTLSVNKMVKSGYKVKILMADWIAQMNRNIGGNLSEMRTIGLYNIEMWKAAGMALDRVEIVWLSDEISRLADEYWPLAIDVARKTTVSIIKRCCGRDLIEEFTAADIFYLSFQCATILFQKVDIWLLGMDQHEANLLAREYCKRVKRRNKPVAVSHKKLPNLLQYPEEEHRRNPFLAIFMDDSTVDISRKIKHAFCPPKLAEGNPCLEYIKYIILPWYGKFEVVREKEDGGNKTFLSMEELTADYVSGVLHPGDMKLALANSLIKILQPVYDHFKSNAEAKKALQGIEKYYKI; the protein is encoded by the exons ATGATAGCGCGGGCGTTTGGCCTTGTGGGCAAAGCATGGAAGCGAACACcggcctcgacgccgccgcgccgccgctccgacTTACCGGCGCTGCTTCGTCGCCTCCACAGCAGGTCGGCACAACCGGAAATATTCCGCGAAGAACGGCCCCACCTACAAAATAATAGCGG AGGAGCTCCGCCAAGGCTGGACTTAATCTCAGAACAAAACTGGAGCAAGCAGTGCTATAATGTCAACACTATGACTTCAGCCGATTCTGCCGTCGACTCTATTAG GGATACTGTTGAGGGGAGTTTTGATCAGAGGTTCGCAACACTAAAGAGCATTGGGGAGGACCGTGTCAAAGACAGCGAGCTTGAGTTACTGCTAAAGAAGAAATCTGCCCCCGTTTGCTATGTTTGGTGTGATCCCACCCCCTTTATGCGCATATCCCAG GGGATCATAACGACTCTTTCTGTTAATAAGATGGTTAAATCTGGTTACAAAGTTAAAATCCTAATGGCAGACTGGATTGCCCAGATGAACCGTAATATTGGTGGCAATCTAAGTGAAATGCGGACTATTGGCTTGTACAATATTGAGATGTGGAAAGCAGCTGGTATGGCCCTTGATAGGGTAGAGATAGTGTGGTTGTCAGATGAAATAAGTCGGCTTGCTGATGAATATTGGCCACTTGCCATAGATGTTGCAAGAAAAACCACTGTGAGTATAATAAAAAG GTGTTGTGGGAGAGATCTAATTGAAGAATTCACTGCTGCTGATATATTTTACCTTTCTTTTCAGTGTGCTACCATATTATTTCAGAag GTTGACATATGGCTCTTGGGCATGGATCAACATGAGGCCAATTTGTTAGCTAGAGAATACTGCAAGCGTGTAAAAAGGCGGAACAAGCCAGTTGCAGTGTCACACA AAAAGCTTCCTAATTTATTACAATATCCTGAAGAAGAACATAGGAGGAACCCATTCCTAGCCATCTTCATGGATGATTCTACG GTTGATATCagtagaaaaataaaacatgctTTCTGCCCTCCAAAATTAGCAGAAGGCAATCCATGTTTGGAGTACATAAAATATATCATCTTACCATGGTATGGAAAGTTTGAGGTGGTTCGGGAGAAAGAGGATGGTGGTAACAA GACGTTCCTGAGCATGGAGGAGCTTACTGCTGATTATGTAAGTGGGGTTCTGCATCCTGGTGACATGAAGCTGGCTCTCGCAAATTCATTAATCAAAATATTGCAG CCGGTCTATGATCACTTCAAAAGCAATGCTGAAGCCAAAAAAGCACTGCAAGGCATTGAG AAATACTACAAGATCTAA